The genome window CTATTTTTCAATGTATTTATGtcgattatttatataatataatcaatgAAAATTAAGAGTATAATTTAAATGTTTCCCATGTGATTTtggaaataaacaaataatttcaaaaatatatactttatatgaactatatttttagttttttttgtgtatttcaccttttaattttcattatcttttccttttaaattatttaagtcatttattttatttttttgtaaaattttaatgataaatttattatattagacttctataatatatatatatatatatatatatatatatatatatataatgtaagtttttctttttagttattctttaatttttttgtgaaatcGCCTTTTTTGTTTTCGTTACTTTTTTCCCTTGTATATTCAagtaagaaatttaaaaataataaatattaatttgaaaatttgaaatattttaggtttaacaaaaaaataaagatattggaagtacaaacaaaacaaaagagaTAACAgcgtataaaaataaaaagagataAATGTGATAATGACTGATAAGCAATGATAACTAGGTAAGTGGCAGACAACATCTTAAATGCTCCATCCAACTGGAGCTGCCACATCATTCTGTAAATATTTTCTGTAGCGCTTTCTGTGGACGTAGCATTTCTCATACTTTTTTCCCCGGATCTTCTAGGCTTCTGTCATAACTTTTCATTTCTtaagtatttttatattattaaaatccaGAGGAAAGCCTTGTTTTCCTTGTAGTAGAGCTTGACAGCAGAGCAGGTCCTTTTGAGTGACAGTATAAGGTTCTTTTCTATCCACCCAAATTTAAGTGCCCATTTACTTCTATCTCAATTTCCAATAGTGCTTGATTAGGGATGTTGCAAATTCGTGGTCTTGCTCCCAAATCTGCTCAAGTTTGACCTTGTGGAATTCTAACCCGGTTAAAGAGAGCAATAATTGGATTCAAATACAATTATTAAGTGGATTCTCATTTTTAATATCTCATTCACATTAACCGGATTAGAATCTCATGATGAAAACGACACCTTCATGCTACATTCTATTATGACGGTTTCGCATGTTAAGTTTAATGtctcacaaaaataaaatagcaTTGCAGGCCGACGTTTAAATCTGAGCTTCAATATTACACACAAATTAGTTTGACTATCAAAGATTCATATTTTTGACTAACTGCAGGGTTGTCGAGAGTGTTGGGGAGAATGTCAGTGAGGTAACTGTAGGGGACACTGTAATCCCAGTTTTTATGCCAGATTGCGGAGAATGTGGAGATTGCATATCTAGCAAGAGCAACCTTTGCAGCAACTTCCCTTTTGAAGTTGTTCCCTGGTTGCATAGAGACCAGAAAAGCAGATTCACTGACCTTAATGGAGAAACTTTGCATCATTTCTTATATATTTCAAGTTTCAGCGAGTATACGGTGGTGGATATTGTTCACATTGTTAAAGTTGATTCTAGGATCCCACCGAATAGGGGATGCCTCCTCAGTTGCGGAGTATCCACAGGTACTCTATTGTTTTATTAGTCAGTAGTCACATGCATGAGATATTCAGTTCCTTCATATTTCAAGCATTCTTAGTAATTCATATTACCGTCTGTGAACCTTGCTATTCCTAAATCAAAGTCATCCTTTTAGGGGTAGGTGCTGCCTTGAAAACTGCAAATGTGGAAGCTGGATCGACTGTCGCCATCTTTGGACTTGGTGCTATAGGATTGGCTGTATGATTCTGCAGTCTTTTCtgaatttgtttaatttaataaatgtgATATAACTTGGCTCTGGTGTGGATAAAAAGTTTGGGATATGATGTATGTCATAGGTCTCAGAAGGATCAAGACTTTGTGGAGCAAAACGAATAATTGGTGTCGATGTGAATGAAGACAAATATGAGATAGGTAATAAATTCATGTGGAACTTTCTTTTTGGTCATTATTAAGTGAAATACAGTGATCTGTTGGCTGATATACTAGATCAATGTTTCCTGGATCTTGCACTAGTGATAGATGGACCAATTGTCCATTACAACTTGTAATGGACtggtttttgtaaaattttagatCCTTGGTGGAAAAAAATTAATGCAGCCCCGGTGGTTTAGCAAACCTGGGTCCCACCCCTGATTACAAGCTATAACTAATTGAGTCTGGTTGATAAACGAATTCTTAATAGCTTTTAAATTGACTCCCGTTGTTCTCATGCAGCAAAAAAATTTGGAGTGACGGATTTTGTAAACTCTCTCACATGTGGCGAAAAATCTGTGAGCCAGGTACACTAAACCTGGCAACTTGCACAGAGTTTTGTATATTCATTTGACTCTTTTTTATTacttttaatatttgtatattagcTATCTTCAAATACATCAGACTGCTAACACGGGGAGGGGAAATGAGAATTCATACCTACTTTGGCCATTATTtactttgaaatatatatgaacTATGGTTATGTTTCTGAGAATCATTATACATATATTGTTAGTTATAATAATTTGTCTCTCATATTATATCTTCAGGTGATTTTAGAGATGACTGATGGTGGCGCAGACTATTGCTTTGAATGTGTTGGTATGGCATCCTTAGTGCATGAGGCTTTCACTTGCTGCCGAAAGGTGTCACAATTTCCTTTGCACTGCTGTAATTAATAATCCGCGTTTAACATTGCTCTAAAAACCCTGTGCCTGATTTTTTCTGTCCCATCCATCATCTTTGGCCTTTCTTGAGATGAATTAACCTATTGGGTAGATCATAAACTCTATATGAATTAACATTAAGTAGACGCAATAATTAAGAAGGATAATTATAACTTTTATATGATGAAATATTGTGCTTCCCTCACGAAGACATATATTGA of Daucus carota subsp. sativus chromosome 3, DH1 v3.0, whole genome shotgun sequence contains these proteins:
- the LOC108214322 gene encoding alcohol dehydrogenase-like 7 is translated as MEESKTAGKPIRCRAAVARKAGEPLSMEEVIVAPPESGEVRLRIICTSLCYSDVTFWKMKDPPGYFPRILGHECFGVVESVGENVSEVTVGDTVIPVFMPDCGECGDCISSKSNLCSNFPFEVVPWLHRDQKSRFTDLNGETLHHFLYISSFSEYTVVDIVHIVKVDSRIPPNRGCLLSCGVSTGVGAALKTANVEAGSTVAIFGLGAIGLAVSEGSRLCGAKRIIGVDVNEDKYEIAKKFGVTDFVNSLTCGEKSVSQVILEMTDGGADYCFECVGMASLVHEAFTCCRKGWGKTVVLGVDKPGSNLTLSSGEVLRSGKTLTGCLFGSLKPKSDVPMLVKRYLDKELELDKFATHEVKFEDINKAFELLLEGKSLRCIIWMDQNK